The Arcobacter roscoffensis genome segment TTTCATTTGTAAAAATATCAATTTTATCAACTCTTTTTTTTAGTTCAATTATCAACTCTTTTGGTATCATTTGAATATTTAGAAAATTTAGTTCAATTTTTTTGCTATCACTATCAAAGTAGTTTATTAAGGTTTTTATATCCTCTTTTTTTATTTTTTGAACTATGATTTTTAATACATCCTCATGTCTTTGTGCAACTACATTCATCTATGTTTTTTAGTACTCCAAACTTTTATTAAATTTCCTAAAATATTTAAATCAATTGGCTTTGACATATAATCATCAGCTCCAAGACTAATACATTTTTCTCTGTCTTCTTTCATGGCTTTTGCAGTTACAGCAATAATTGGGATATGTTTTAAGCTATCATCTTCTCTAATTCTCTCCATTGCTTCATAACCATCCATTACAGGCATCATAATATCCATTAAAATTAAATCAACTTTATCATTTTGCTTTAAAAATTCAATGGCTTCTTGTCCATTAAATGCTGTAAAAGTATTAGCTTCAAATTCTTTTAATGCAGCGTCTAAAACAAAAATATTTTTTATATCATCATCAACTATTAAAATATTTGTATCTTTTAAATCTATGGCATCAAAAATTTCATTGTTTGATTCTTCCGGCTCTTCTTCTCTATGTAAAAATAGATTGATTTCATTTAAAATTCTTTCATTTGAATTTGCTGTTTTAATAATAATACTATTACTATATTCTTGAAGTTTGATTTTATCTTCATAAGAAATATCTCTTCCAGTATAAATAATAATTGGAAGATTAGGATGATTATTTTTAATAAATTCACATACTTCATAACCACTTCCATCCATAAGTCCTAAATCAACTACAACCGTATCATAAAGCTCTTTTTTTACTTCTTCAATAGCTTGTGAAGCTGTCTTAACACCTTTTATATTTACACCCTCACCAACAAGTTCAATTAAAGCTTCTCTTTGTACTTCATCATCTTCAACAATAAGTAAGTCTTTGATTTTTTTCTCTTGAAAAGAATCAATTGAAGAAATTACACTATTAATATCTCCATCATATACAGGTTTCTGTAAGTAACCAATTGCACCTAGTTCTAATGTTTCTTTGTTCTTATCTTTTGAAGATATAATGTGAACAGGTATATTTTTTGTATGAGCTTGAGATTTTAATTGTTTTAATACATCAATTCCATCCATATCAGGAAGAGTTAAATCTAGTAAAACCCCTTTAATATTATAGTTTTTGATTAAGTCTAAACCAGAAGCTCCATCATAAGCAACAAGTACAAAGTTATTGTCTTTTTTAATTTCTTCATAAACAATATCAGCAAAGGCTTCATCATCATCGATAACTAAATAAGCTTCATCATTTGTATTTATAATGTTTCTATCATCATTAGCTACTTTTTTAGAATTGTTAGTTAAATCTTTTTTTGTCTTTTCATTGCTTTGAAGTTTAAAACTTCCTTCATCTTCAAATACAGATTTTGTACTATTTACACTTTCTAAGTTAGGTAAATCAATACTAAAGTTACTTCCTTTTTCCTCTTTTGATTCTAAAGAGATATAACCACCAAGTAGTTTTGCTAATTCTCTTGAAATAGATAAGCCAAGTCCAGTACCACCATATTGTCTACTTGTACCACCATCTGCTTGTGTAAAGGCTTTGAATATATCTTCTTGCTTGTTAAGAGGTATTCCAATTCCTGTATCAATTACATTAATTCTAAATTCTTGTGAAAGATCTGACGATGGCTCTATTTTTACAGTAATAGAACCTTCTTTTGTAAATTTGAAAGCATTTGAAATAAGGTTTCTTAAAATCTGTAGGATTCTATCTTTATCATTATGTATAATGCTATTATACTCATCAATAACATTAAACTCTAAACCTTTGTCATTTGCAGTAAAGTCAAAAGTATCTTTTAAATGAGATAATAAATCTTTACTAGAGAAGTTATCTACTATCACTTCCATTTTTCCAGACTCAACTTTTGATAAATCTAAAATATCATTAATAAGTCTTAATAAATCATTTCCTGAATCAAAAATAGTTTTTGCTTTTTTAATATCATCATTATTTAAAGATTTTTTACTATTTTTTTGAAGTAGTGATGAAAGTAGAATAATAGAGTTTAGAGGTGTTCTTAACTCATGACTCATATTTGCCAAAAATTCAGATTTGTATTTACCTGATTTTGTTAATTCATCAGCTTTTTTCTCTATTTCTTTTTTTGTTTCTTCTAGTTGTTGATTTTGAAGTTTTAAGTTTTGCTCAGAAATTTTTAGCTGTTGCTGCTGTTCTTCCATGTTGGCATTTGCTTCTTCTAATTGTTGTTGTTGCTCTTCCATATTTGCGTTTGCTTCTTCAAGTTGAACTTGTTGTTCTTCCATTTGAGCATTTGCTTCTTGAAGTTCTAATTGTTGTTTTTCTAATCTATCATTTGCAACTTTTGTATTTTCAAGTAGTTTTTGTACTTTGTTAGCTTGAATAGATGTAGCTAATGAAATACAAATAGCCTTAGTAATATTTGATAAAAACTCTAAAGTCTGTTTGTTGAATTCATTAAATGAACCTAGTTCAATAACTCCAAATAGTTCGTCATTATAAATCAAAGGAAAAGTATAAGTGTTATATGAGGCTTGAGTTACAGTTCCAGTTGTGATTAGGTTTTCATCTTTTTTGATATTTTTAAGTAAAATGGCTTCTTTTTGAAAGGCAACTTGTCCTATTACCCCTTGTTTTAAGTCAAATGAAGTTGATAATTCATCTCTTATTACATGGGCATAACTTGCATATTGTTGAAGTTTTTGTTTATCTTCTTCATAAAAATAAAATACACCAACACCTGCATTTATATAGTTACTTATAAACTTAATAGACTCATTACTAACATCATTTACAGATTTTAAATTCATTAGTATTTGATTTAGTTGAGTTACCCCATCTTTAATCCAAGCTTCAATATCACTTTTTTCAATATTTTCTCTTGTTTTTTCAATACCTTTGTTTACAGCATTACTCATAATACCAATTTCATCATTTGAATCACTATTAAGAAGTTTAACTTCATGTGTCTCTTGATTTAAAAACTTGAAGAAGTTTAGTAATCCATCTTGAAAACTACTTAATGAGTTGATTATATATTTTTGAATTACTAAGTAAAGTAAAATCATTATAATTAAAAAAGATACAAGTGTAATTATAATCATTGTATTTCTTAATTCATTTGGTTTTTTTAATATATCTTCTAAATTAATTTCAGAAATCACTGCCCATCTTAATTCTTCGTCTATATCAAAGTTTGTATATGAAGATAAAACCTTATTTCCTAGGTAATCTGTAATTACTTTAGTTCCTGTATTTCCTCTTAAAGCTTCTTTTGCTGCAATTGTGTCAACTCTACCACTTTGAGGATATTTTAAAGAGTTTTCTAAAGAGTGAGTTTTAGGAGACAAAAAACTATCACTTCTCATATGTAAGTCATCACCTACAAGATAATCTTCATGTGAACTTACATAACCACTTCTATATTTCATAATAGCTTGAATATTTTCATTATCTATTTTATAAACTAAAACTGATTTAAATTGATCCTTTATGTAAACAGGTGCTGCGATAAACATACTTGGTTCACCATTCCTAGGTTCATATGCACTCATATCATAAAATACAACTCTTTTGTATTTTTTAACTTTTTGCCAAATTTTTGCAAGACCACTTTTTCTAAACTCACCATTTGCTAGATTTGCACCAAAATCGTTTCTTTTTCCAAAAGTATATAGAACATGCCCTGATTCAGCAGAGATTACATATACATCATCAAAAGGATATGTATCAGTATAACTTTTATAAAAAGCATCCCATTTTGGAAGTAACTCCTTTACTTTTTTATTATTTACTGGAAATTTACTATAAGGGTCTATGTCTAATTCTTCTTGAACAGCTAAAAACTCTTTTGTTAAATCTTTAGAGAAACTAGTTTTTGTTAAAAGATATATTTGTTTTTTATATAGTTTAAAAATATCTTCAAGTTGTTTAATCTTTGAATCTCTGACCGATGTTAATTGTGAATACTTTGATTCTATTAATGTTTCTTTCATTTGATTTATTGAAACAATACCAAGTGTTGAAGCTAAAATTAGAAGTGATAAACCAATAAGAATTATTAGTTTAAGTTTGATAGAAATATTTTTCATTAATGTAACTCTTTAATTTGTTATTATAATAATTATAACGTAAGTTAAATAATAAACTATTTGATTGGTATCAAGAGTTTATTAATATTACTTCTAAAATTATTTTTTTATAAAAATAACAAATTTTTTAGTATAAATTATCCATCAGCTTTAATTAGATATAATCGCCACATATTACAGATTTGGAGTTAATTTTATATGGTACAAGTAGTAAATTTAAAAAAAGCATTCGGAGCAAGAGTGCTTTTTCAAGACATTAATCTTAAACTAGATACAGGGAAAAGATATGGTCTAATTGGTGCAAATGGTGCTGGTAAGACTACATTTCTTAAGATTTTAGCAGGTATTGAAGATGCAACAGAGGGTGAAGTTCAAGTTCAAAATGGTAAAAAAGTAGGAACACTAGAGCAAAATCAGTTTGCATACGAAGAGCATACATTATTTGATACAGTATTATTAGGTAATAAAAGACTATATGATGCAATCAAAGAAAAAGAAGAGTTATATATGAGTCCTGAGTTTACTGATGAAGTAAACAACAGATTAGCAGAATTAGAAATTGTTTGTGTTGAAGAAGACCCAACATATGAATATGATGTAAAGATTACAAAAATCTTAGAAGATTTAGGTTTTCCAGCTTCTCAACAAACTGATTTAATGTCTACATTAACAGGTGGAGATAAATTTAAGGTTTTATTAGCACAAGTTTTATATCCAAAACCTGATGTTTTATTCCTAGATGAGCCTACGAATAACCTTGATATTGAAACTATTGGATGGTTAGAAAACCAGTTACAACACCATGATGGTACTATGGTAGTTATTTCTCACGATAGACACTTTTTAAATGCAGTTTGTACTCATATCCTAGATGTAGATTTTAAGAAAATTAGAGAATTTACAGGTACTTATGATGATTGGTACATTGCTTCAACAGTATTAGCAAAACAAGCTCAAACTGATATGAATAAAAAACAAAAAGAAAAAGAAGAACTAGAAAAATTCATTGCTAGATTCTCAGCAAATGCATCAAAAGCAAAACAAGCTACTTCAAGACAAAAACAACTTGATAAATTAGATGTTGGTACTATTGAAGTTTCTTCAAGAAGAGACCCATCTATTATCTTTAAACAAAAAAGAGAAGTTGGTAAAGAATTATTAATAGTTAAAAATATTTCTAAATCTTATGATGGTCAAACAGTATTAAATGACATTTCATTTACAGTTGAAAAGGGTGATAAAATTGCATTAATAGGACCAAATGGTATTGGTAAAACTACTTTATGTGAAATTATTGTTCAAAATGTTGAACCTGATAGTGGTGATGTTCATTGGGGAGCAACTATTCAAAATGGTTACTTCCCTCAAAATGCCACTGATTTAATTTCAGGAGATATTACACTTTATGATTGGTTAAGATCATTTGATAGAGATGCTGATATTAATGAAATTAGAAACTGTTTAGGAAGAATGTTATTTAATGGTCAAGAACAAGAGAAAAAAGTTCAGTCTTGTTCAGGGGGAGAAAAACATAGAATGTTCTTATCTAAAATTATGTTAGAGCAACCAAACTTTATGGTTTTAGATGAGCCAACAAACCACTTAGACTTAGAAGCAATTATTGCTTTAGGTGAAGGTTTACTTGAGTATCCAGGTTCTGTAGTTTGTGTATCACACGATAGGGAATTATTAGATGCATATGCAAATAGAATTATTGAGATTCAAGAAGATGGTTCGATTGTTGATTTCAAAGGAACTTATGAAGATTATATAGAATCAAAAAAGGCTTAATGCCTTTTTCGATATTTGTATTATAAAAAAAGGGGATAGATTTTAATCTATCCCCTTTTTTATTTCTTTGAATAATCAAGACTATTTAGCGTGTCTTGATTCCATTCTGATTTCTCTTCTTTTAATAGCGTCGTTATATCTTCTTTTATCATCTTCAGTTTGTAAATCAAGTTTTGGTACAGGTGTTGGTTTTCCATTTTCATCTACTGAAATCATTGTAAAGTAACATACATTTGTATTTTTAATTGTATGGTCTTTAATGTCTTCTGAAATTACTTTAATACCAATTTCCATTGATGTTCTACCTGTGTAGTTTACTGATGCATGGAAAGTAACAAGAGAACCTATTTTTATTGGATTTTTAAATAATACCATATCAACTGATAATGTTACTGCATACATTCCTGTATATCTAGCAGCACAAGCATATGCAACATGATCAAGCATTTTTAAAATTTCACCACCATGTACATTTTTTCCAGAAAAGTTTGCTTTATCTGGAGTCATTAACATTGTCATTGTTAAAGATTTTTCTCTTTTTACTTCTTCGCTCATTTGTAACCTCTATAATTAATTATTGTCAAATTTTGATTTATTATAAAATAAAAGCGTAGTATAAACATAGCAATTTCCAATTTTATGTATATAGTTTTTAAAACTATATAAAAAAGTAACATTTTTACTCTCAAACTTTATTTTTTCTTATGTTTACGACTTATTAGTGTTAATTATTGTAACACTAAAACTCTAGAAAAAAATACTAAAATGTATTAAAATGATATTAATTTAATACTATTCAATGTTATAATAATCTAAGAAAAAGGATTAGAAATGTCATTTAAATATAGATTTATTGTCTCTTTTGTACTTTTAGAAATATTTTTTATTTTATTAATCGTAACAGTAAACTTCATTGCAATAAATAATTCTTCAAATAAATTAACAAATCAAAATATTCAATCAAATATTACTTTTATGGATGAGCTATTAAAAATTCCACTAAGTATTTATGATATAGCAACTATTGATAACTTAATATTAAAAGCAACGAATTTAAGTTATGTTAATTCAATTGTAGTATTAGATTTTCAAAATAAGATTCTTTCAAAAGATTATAATTTTAAGCATTTAAAACTTGATGAGTTTATAAATAAAAATGAGTCTTTTTCTTTTGAAAAAGATAATGAATTTTATGAAATTAAAATAGAAAAAATAAAAGAAGAGGAACAACTTCTTGGTACGATGTATATCGTTTTTGACACAAGTGAAAATAAACACTTTATTTCAAAAAATAAAAACAATACAATTATGATCATATTAGTTGAGATATTTTTATCAACATTTTTATCGTTTATAATTGGTTCTAAGATTACAAATAAACTAACAAGACTTTCAGAAGTAGCTGAGCAAATCGGTAAAAATAAAAACCCAGAAATTCCTTATAAAACATCTAAAGATGAGATGGGTATTCTTGCAAAATCTCTTAATAAAATGCAAGAAGATTTAATTCAAAGAAGTGATAAGTTAAAAGAATTGGCAGTAACACTAAATAAACAGAAAAATGAATTAATACAAGCACATAAAGCCAAAGATGCTTTTTTGGCAAATATGAGTCATGAATTAAAAACACCACTAAATTCAATAAATGTAATATCTGCAATTATGATGAAGAATAAACAAAATAGACTTGATGAAGAGTATCAAAAGAACATGACAGTTATAAATAGATGTGGAAAAGACTTACTGTACTTAATCAATGATATTTTAGATATTTCAAAGCTAGAAGCAAAAGAGATAAAACTTGATTTTACTAAAGTGAGCTTATGTGAATTTATAGGTGAAATTGAAGATATGTTTAGACCTCAAGCAAATGAGAAAAACCTTGAGTTTATTGTTTCTTGTGATAAAAGTATTGATTTTGTATCTATTGACAAAAATAGAGTTAATCAAATCATAAAAAATCTTTTAAGTAATGCTTTAAAATTTACAAGTAAAGGTAAAATCGAACTAATTGTTAGAAATAAAAACAATGAGTTTTTAGAAATTCTAGTAAAAGATGAGGGTATAGGAATTGCACAAAATAAATTAGAGCATATATTTGATAGGTTTAAACAAGCTGATTCAACAACTACAAGAAAATTTGGGGGAACTGGACTTGGCTTAGCAATTAGTAAAGAATTATCTAATTTAATGGGTGGAGATATAAGTGTTGAGAGTCAAGAAAATATTGGAACAACTTTCATAGCAACTATAAGTATACAAAATAGTTTTAATTCTTTAGAAACAACAAGGCAAGTAGTTGTAGATGAAAAGTCAAAAGAGTTCTCTATGAATGTTGGCGTAATACAGACTGAAACTAAAATAAATGACATTTATATATTGAATAACGATCCTGTGGCATTTTTAGGTATTGTTATTGAGTTAAATAAAGACTTCAAAGTAAAACAAGCTACAAATATTGAAAAATTTAAAGAATTAATCAATGATATAAAAGATGAAGACTTGGTAATTTTAAGTTTAGATAATACAAATATTGATGAAGTAAAAAGTTTAGATTTAAATAATACGGTAGTTGTTTGTGAGGATTTAAAACTAAGTGAAAATTTAGATAAGCCATATGAAAAACTTTTTGAAAAGAACTCTTTGTTAAAAGAGAATTTATTAACATATATTAAGGATAAAGCATGAAAAAATTTACTATATTAATTATTGATGATATTGAAGATAATATTTATACTTTGAAATTTTTGTTAAATAGTAATTTTGAAGATTTACAGATTCTAGAAGCAAACAGTGCAAAAGATGCTATTTTTCTGATAATGCAAAATGATGTGGATTTGATTTTAAGTGATATTCAAATGCCTGAAATTGATGGCTTTGAGTTAGTAGAATATCTTCAATCCGTACCCTCTACAAGTCAAATACCTATAGTTTTAATTACTGGTATTTATCATGATGATATATATAAAAAAAGAGCATTCTCTCTTTCAAATGAAGTGGTTGATTTTATTAGTAAGCCAATTGATGATGAGATTTTATGTCAGAAACTAAGAGTTTATATTAAGATTTTTGAAGAAAAAAAGATTACTAAAGAAAATTTACTACAAAAAGATAGATTAATAAAAGACCATAATAAAGTAAATAGTATGCTTGATAATTTAGATAATATAAATGAAGATTTACAAGGTATTATAAAACATAGTGATGAATACAAAAAGTTAATGGAAGAAGAGGATTTACTAATAGATTTAGAAGAGGTAGTAGCAAAAAATAAATCTTAGCAAAACTAGAGATTAAATCATCTCTAGCATTTGCTCTTCTGTGAGTGTTGATACTTTTAAATCAACAGCTTTGTCGTATTTACTACCAGCATCTTCACCATAAATTAAATAATCAGTTTTTTTAGACACAGATGAACTTACTTTTGCACCTAAGGCTTCTAGCTCTTTTTTTATTAACCCTCGTGATCTACTCATTGTTCCTGTTAAAACTACTGTTTTACCTTTGAAGTTATTCTCTTGTATTTCTACTTTTTCTTCAACTGTAGGCTGAATTATTTCAAGAAGTTTTAAAACAAGTTCTTTATTCACATGCATAAACTCAACAAATGATTTTGCCATTTGCTCTCCAATACCATCTAAAGCAATTAATGAATCAATATCAATATTTACAACATTTAAACCAAACTCTAAACAAATTTGTTTTGATGCAACTTCACCTATATGCTCAATTCCTAAAGCATTTATAACTCTGTGAAGTTCAACACCTTTTGTATTTTTGATAGAGTTTAATAGATTATTTATTTTTTTATCTTTAAATCCTTCTAGGTCTGCTAAGTTCTCATATTCTAATGAATATAAATCTAAAATATCATAGATTTTCTTTTCTCTTACAAGTTGTTCAACTATCTTAATTCCAAGTCCATCTATATTCATACAGTTTTTACTAGCAAAATAGATAATAGAATTAGTAACAATACTTGGACAATCTAAGTTTTGACACTTAATTAAAGTACCTTCATCTAAAAGTTCACTATCACATTTAGGACAATTTGTAGGTCTTTGTATCTCTTCTTGACTTCCATCTCTTCTATCATGAAAGACCTTTGTAATCTTTGGAATAATATCACCACTTTTGATAATAATTACTTCATCATTTATTCTTAAGTCAAGTCTTTGAATCTCATCATAGTTATGTAAACTAGCTCTTTCAACCATACTTCCATCTATATGCGTTGGCTCTACTACTGCAACTGGAGTTATAACTCCTGTTCTTCCTACTTGTTGAATAATATCTTTGATTTTTGTTGTTTTTTCAACTGCTGGGAATTTATAAGCACATGACCATCTAGGAAATTTTACTGTATATCCTAATTCTTGTTGAGTTTCTATATCGTTTATTTTTACAACCATACCATCAAGCATCATTTCAATACTATCTCTTTGTTTGATTATTTCGTGATAAATTTCTTCAATTCCATCAACTGTAGATGTAATCGTTTGTAAAGGAGGTTTCGCAAATCCAAGAGAATAAATATAGTTCATAAGCTCTGATGTTTTATCAAAATCAAGTGAGTTCTCACCTACACCCCAAACGTTAAAAAATAGTTTTCTCTTAGCTGTGATACTTGGATCTAGTTGTCTTAAGCTTCCTGAAGCTGCATTTCTAGGATTTGCAAAAGGTGCTTCTTCATTTTTAAGTCTTAATTCATTTATTTTTTCAAAGTCTGCTTTTTTAATTACAATTTCACCTCTTATTTCTAAAAGTCCTTTTTCTTCTATTTGAAGTGGAATAGAATGAATTGTTTTTACATTGTTTGTAACATCTTCTCCAATACTACCATCACCTCTTGTAATGGCTTGTTTTAAAAAACCATTTTCATAAATAAGATTTAAACTAGCTCCATCAAATTTTGGTTCACAATAGAATTCTAAATTAGTATTTACTTTTTTAGCTCTATTTATCCAATCTTCTAATTCTTTTGTATCAAATACATCTTCTTGTGACCACATTCTGCTTAAATGATTTGCTTTTACAAAGCCATCTAAAACCATACCACCAACTCTTTTATTTGGAGAATTTGGATGGGATAGGCTTGGATTTTCTTGCTCATAAGCTAAACACAATCTAGCTAATTTATCATACTCTTCATCTGTAGCTACTGGATTGTCTTCAACATAATAAGAATAAGCCCATTTTATAAGTTTGTCAATATTTAAATCATATTCATTTTTAGTCATTATATCTCTTTGAAAATTTTTTCGTATTCTACCAAAAAATAGATTATTTAAAAGAAATATGAATTTTTATAAAAATAATACCTTTTTGATACTATTTATGATTATTATATTATAAAGGATTTATTATGAAAAATATGACTCTTATATTAATAATTTTATTTTCAACTAAAGTTTTCTGTAAAGAGACCGTTACAGTTTACTCATATCACAAAGTTGAACCTATAGTACTAAATAAATTAGATAGTTTATCTTTTGATTATGATTTTATAGTAAAAGTAGTTCCTAAAAATAGATTAGATTATATTCTTAAACCATGGAAAGAGAATGAGTGCAAGGATTATGTTAGAAGATGTTATCCTAATTGGATAGTTTTAAATAGCAAACCATTTTCATTTAATGAGTTTGAAAAAGATAAATTTTTACATAAACAATTAGCTTTTGAGAATAAAAAATATATAATAACTAATATTAATAACAGAAAAATAATCCAATTGTTTAATAATTTGGATGTAAAAGAGTAAATTATGGGAAAACAAACAATTGTTAAAAATTTTAGACATACAATAGGTTTTTTACTATTTAAAAAAATATTTTTAGCATATTTACTATTTGTTGTACTATTTACAAGTTTTCAGATTTATACTGAGTATAACTTTGCAAAAAAATTAATCAAAAAAGATTTAATAAACACAGAACAGTCTTTTAAAACTGTATTAGCTAAAACAGTTTGGGTTTTTGATAAAAAGAAAATTGATGAACAAGTACAAGCTATTATAGATGCAAAAACAGTAAAGGGAATAGTAATTCTTACACCTTTTAATGAATTTATTTCAGTAAAAGGAAAAATTTTGCCAAAATTCTCAAAAATTGATAAATTTGTTTTTGAAAACACTACACTAGAAAATATAGAATATGATACAAACTTGATTAGTCATAGTTTTGAACTAAAAAACTTCGAGAATAAATCTGAAGAAGTTTTAGGAACAGTAACTCTTTTTGTTCCCAAAAATCAAATAGCTGAACTAACACAAGAAGCAATATCATTGATTTTAATAAATGTTATTGTTTCAGCTTTAATGTTATGGTTTTTATTTATATATTTTGCGAATAAACTTTTAACTGAACCTTTAAATAAAATGATTGAAGCTACAAATGATTATGATGTTCAAGAATTCAATGAGATTAATATAGAATTTGATGATAAAAAACACAATGAACTAAATACTCTAGCTCAAACATTCAATCAAATGTCAAGAAGAATTAATGAAGCATATATAAATATGAAACAGCTTACGATGATTCAAGATAAGCAAAAACATGATTTAGAAAATGCCAATAAATATAAAACAGATTTTCTTGCAAATATGAGTCATGAACTTAAAACACCACTTAATTCTATAAATGTAATTTCTTCTGTAATGATGAAAAACAAAGATGATAGTTTAGATCAAAAGCAAGTTCAAAATTTAAAAATCATAAATAACTGTGGTAATGACTTATTATTCTTGATAAATGATGTTTTAGATATTTCAAAACTTGAAGCAGGGGAGTTGACTTTAGATTATACTCAAGTGAATATGTGTGATTTGATGCATAGTATTAAAGATATGTTTGCCCCTCAAGTTCAAGAGAAAAATTTAGAATTTGTATTTAATTGTGATAGTAATATAGGGGATGTTTATACAGATCCAAATAGAGTAAAACAAATAATAAAAAATTTACTTAGTAATGCCTTAAAATTTGTAAAAAATGGTGAAGTTAAACTATTAGTAAAAGATAGTGAAAATAGTGTTGAGATTTTAGTTAAAGACTCAGGTATAGGAATAGCTCAAGAAAAACTAGACCATATTTTTGATAGATTTAAACAAGCTGATGGAAGCACTACAAGAAAGTATGGAGGTACAGGACTTGGTTTATCTATTTGTAAAGAGCTTTTAGTATTACTTGGAGGTGACATCTCTGTGAAAAGTAAAGTAGATGTGGGAAGTATATTTAGAGTTCTAATTCCTAAAAACAAAGAAAAAGTTCAAGCAAATACTATAGCAAATGATGAAGTAAGTTTAATGAGTGTTGAAAAAAATATAAATAACAAAATCTTACTTTTAAATAATGACCCAGTTACGTATTTAAGTATTGTAGTTGAACTTAACAAAGTTTATGAGGTTACGCAAGTAACGAAAGCTTCTGATTTCATAAAAGTAGATAATACTGATGAGTTTAGCTTAACTATATTGGATATTAGTAAATTAAACGAAAATGAAATAAATAAAACTTTATCTAATGTAAATAATAATATAGTTATTGTCTATGAAAATAATTTAAGTAACTTAGTAAAAGAAAAAGGTTTTGATTCATTTAAAAAACCTTTTGACAAAGAAAGTTTTATAGAATTTATAAATAATAAAAAGGTTTAATATGAGTAAATTTTCAGTATTAATAGTAGATGATGTTCAAGATAATATCTATTCTTTAAAACTTATAATTGAAGACAATTTTGATGTTGATATTTATAGTGCTTTAAGTGCCACGGAAGCT includes the following:
- a CDS encoding HAMP domain-containing sensor histidine kinase — its product is MSFKYRFIVSFVLLEIFFILLIVTVNFIAINNSSNKLTNQNIQSNITFMDELLKIPLSIYDIATIDNLILKATNLSYVNSIVVLDFQNKILSKDYNFKHLKLDEFINKNESFSFEKDNEFYEIKIEKIKEEEQLLGTMYIVFDTSENKHFISKNKNNTIMIILVEIFLSTFLSFIIGSKITNKLTRLSEVAEQIGKNKNPEIPYKTSKDEMGILAKSLNKMQEDLIQRSDKLKELAVTLNKQKNELIQAHKAKDAFLANMSHELKTPLNSINVISAIMMKNKQNRLDEEYQKNMTVINRCGKDLLYLINDILDISKLEAKEIKLDFTKVSLCEFIGEIEDMFRPQANEKNLEFIVSCDKSIDFVSIDKNRVNQIIKNLLSNALKFTSKGKIELIVRNKNNEFLEILVKDEGIGIAQNKLEHIFDRFKQADSTTTRKFGGTGLGLAISKELSNLMGGDISVESQENIGTTFIATISIQNSFNSLETTRQVVVDEKSKEFSMNVGVIQTETKINDIYILNNDPVAFLGIVIELNKDFKVKQATNIEKFKELINDIKDEDLVILSLDNTNIDEVKSLDLNNTVVVCEDLKLSENLDKPYEKLFEKNSLLKENLLTYIKDKA
- a CDS encoding response regulator, coding for MKKFTILIIDDIEDNIYTLKFLLNSNFEDLQILEANSAKDAIFLIMQNDVDLILSDIQMPEIDGFELVEYLQSVPSTSQIPIVLITGIYHDDIYKKRAFSLSNEVVDFISKPIDDEILCQKLRVYIKIFEEKKITKENLLQKDRLIKDHNKVNSMLDNLDNINEDLQGIIKHSDEYKKLMEEEDLLIDLEEVVAKNKS
- the ligA gene encoding NAD-dependent DNA ligase LigA, which produces MTKNEYDLNIDKLIKWAYSYYVEDNPVATDEEYDKLARLCLAYEQENPSLSHPNSPNKRVGGMVLDGFVKANHLSRMWSQEDVFDTKELEDWINRAKKVNTNLEFYCEPKFDGASLNLIYENGFLKQAITRGDGSIGEDVTNNVKTIHSIPLQIEEKGLLEIRGEIVIKKADFEKINELRLKNEEAPFANPRNAASGSLRQLDPSITAKRKLFFNVWGVGENSLDFDKTSELMNYIYSLGFAKPPLQTITSTVDGIEEIYHEIIKQRDSIEMMLDGMVVKINDIETQQELGYTVKFPRWSCAYKFPAVEKTTKIKDIIQQVGRTGVITPVAVVEPTHIDGSMVERASLHNYDEIQRLDLRINDEVIIIKSGDIIPKITKVFHDRRDGSQEEIQRPTNCPKCDSELLDEGTLIKCQNLDCPSIVTNSIIYFASKNCMNIDGLGIKIVEQLVREKKIYDILDLYSLEYENLADLEGFKDKKINNLLNSIKNTKGVELHRVINALGIEHIGEVASKQICLEFGLNVVNIDIDSLIALDGIGEQMAKSFVEFMHVNKELVLKLLEIIQPTVEEKVEIQENNFKGKTVVLTGTMSRSRGLIKKELEALGAKVSSSVSKKTDYLIYGEDAGSKYDKAVDLKVSTLTEEQMLEMI
- a CDS encoding HAMP domain-containing sensor histidine kinase, translated to MGKQTIVKNFRHTIGFLLFKKIFLAYLLFVVLFTSFQIYTEYNFAKKLIKKDLINTEQSFKTVLAKTVWVFDKKKIDEQVQAIIDAKTVKGIVILTPFNEFISVKGKILPKFSKIDKFVFENTTLENIEYDTNLISHSFELKNFENKSEEVLGTVTLFVPKNQIAELTQEAISLILINVIVSALMLWFLFIYFANKLLTEPLNKMIEATNDYDVQEFNEINIEFDDKKHNELNTLAQTFNQMSRRINEAYINMKQLTMIQDKQKHDLENANKYKTDFLANMSHELKTPLNSINVISSVMMKNKDDSLDQKQVQNLKIINNCGNDLLFLINDVLDISKLEAGELTLDYTQVNMCDLMHSIKDMFAPQVQEKNLEFVFNCDSNIGDVYTDPNRVKQIIKNLLSNALKFVKNGEVKLLVKDSENSVEILVKDSGIGIAQEKLDHIFDRFKQADGSTTRKYGGTGLGLSICKELLVLLGGDISVKSKVDVGSIFRVLIPKNKEKVQANTIANDEVSLMSVEKNINNKILLLNNDPVTYLSIVVELNKVYEVTQVTKASDFIKVDNTDEFSLTILDISKLNENEINKTLSNVNNNIVIVYENNLSNLVKEKGFDSFKKPFDKESFIEFINNKKV